GTCTGTGATTTTGCCGGTAGCAATGTCCACCTTGACGGTGTCATGAACTCTGATGATGGGATCTGGGTAGCGGATGGTGCGGGCATCACTGGTGCTCAGATGGGGCACTCCTTTGGCGCCGGACCACACCTTGCGGACCTTGCACAGCTTATACTGTGGACAAGAAATTAAGACAAATTGGTTACAATCAAGGACACCTTGTGCCACCCCTACCATAATACTAAAACAGCAcaaatgacattatttttgctTGCTAAAAAATGAGTTTTCACTTTCGGACATTTGGTAGATCTCAATTAATAACATCGgtaacttcccccccccccatttcaaaCAGCTAACCACCCCCTTACAAAAAGCTAACAAAATGCTCCCACatgctcattttaattttattccttgGAATCAATTCTGTTAAAAATTTTCCCTTTGTAGACTTTGTTGGAGAGGTTTTTGATTGTACTTTCCTTGGGTAATGCCAGAATGGTTGGGAATTCACACCAAACTAACGACCATAAAAAGAAAGTGATTTGCTCTGGGCCCGTTTTGAACGATACAGCCATGGCATATGACTGCACCATCTTCGATGAGGCCAACATGTTGGTAACAGACTTAGGAACTGGTGCATTTGACAATTAATTTTGCCCCATCTTGTTCAGAACATGTTGTGATTTCATATTCCTGCCTACCTTGGCCTCGTCGTTGCTTATTCTATGGATTGTGAAACGTCCCTTCACGTCGTAGATGAGACGGAAGTTCTCGCCAGTCTTGTCAATGGTGATCACATCTACATGTGGGAAAGAAAAATCATTATTTACTGTAACTGCTAAAATGGTTAAACGAGTTTGATAATGGATGATTATATTAAACACATCAacaaaaataagtccccctcccAATATTTCGTCATAGCATTAGaagcaggggtgtgagtgacctcacTGGAAAAAAGAGTAACTTTgttcaaaaaaaaggaaaagcactgaaatatgctcaaaatgggctgaaaatgaaagaaaaagctaaaatttttCCTCatagaaatttccaaaaaagaggaattcaacttaaaggggcacttcgtgatcaaCAGCcgatcatcccccacttttctcaaaaaagttgagatttttatatcactggaaacctctggctacataatgtttatgtacaaaatatttcttgcagattaattcgtttagcaaagatatcgtgaaatttgaatttcgttctggtgcaccagaacgaaattacaacgtattgtctatggagcagtgtaatacacataatcatgcataactcgcaaacgcaaaatcggaatcaactgaaattttgggaatatgctttttttcgtggatatgtactgaaaaatgtcatactcctttaaaagaggagatttcacacccctgtagaaggtttcgttttgtaccaataaaactaactttgaaataattatgacTGTTCACTAAATGTTGTGTGAAAataaaagatgtccatgacttcagggctgaatgagcccatattgaagacaaaaactgcccttttcaaaagtcacaaagtaggcctatgcttgtcacaaaagttgattcatgctTGCCACTAATGCAAAACCCATGTGGACtgagtttaaaatcctcaccaagtgaacattcttgatcattcagccatgcaaatccggTTGAAATCCCCATCTTGATGGGTAAGATGGTCAGcctcattccttgtcccaatacaccttgcagttaacaagcacaggcctactttgtgacttttggaacgggcagtttttgtctttaatatgggctcattcagccatgaagtcattgaCATCATTCATTTTCATACAACGCTTAGCAAACAGTCATACGGTAattttgagagggggacttatttcttttgatgtgtttataaaatttacatttgatACTTATATTTTCATTGGGTAATGCTAGAATGACTTGTATTTTATCAAACTAGCGACCATAAATGAAAACTGTTTTTGATGTTGGCCTGTTTTGACTGCTACAGCCACTAACATTGGCTGCATCAGCTTCGATAAGGCCTAGTAAAATGTTCCATTGGACGTGTTGctggaaatttcaaaaattccaCAATGATTTAAATATTCTAGACATCTGACAAATACGTCAACTTTTTCTTCATAATTCAACAACAAAGTGAATAAAACTTTAAAActaaggggcattttgtgatccacagccacaTTTATGACCccccatttttcacaaaaaagatTACCGGTGTATATAATTATTccaatggaaacctctggctacattatgtttaCGTTATGTAATTAATTCGTTTagtatttcgttctggtgtaccagaacaaaatACTAATTTCTAGTTGCATTCAATTGCAGGGTTGTAACAAGTTACCCAAAACTGGCTCAAGTCAAGCAATTTTTTTAGCGCAAGTCAAGTCATGTCACTGTATAAAGTCAACAAATTCGAGTCGGTTGAACATCACTCGAGTCAGGCGCCTTTTTTTACCTTGAGTCACAACTTCACAAGCCATGACTCGTTTATACAACTCTGTTAATTTGCTCTTCACAACTGCACCTTGAGTTCCACCTGGTGgatgcagggactgccttttgaggagagtgagagcaattgctctctactgctctaaTTAAaactgatataggagagtgatttttagctctccttagttgacaattctctccttacattctgttgtaaatgttctaaacagctctccttgaaggctccagaagagaagaaatgctctcctgcaaaatccaaaagacagtccctgtggATGACAAgtcacattacacaacaaatccaaatatcattatcaatttattatctcatgaaacTCACCCATGAAACCAGCTGGATAGCCGATGTCGGTGCGCACCTTGCCGTCAATCTTGATGAGACGCTGCATGACAATCTTCTTGGTTTCCTGGTAGGTGAGGGCGTACTTCAGGCGGTTACGCAAGAAGAGGATGAGTGGGAGGCATTCTCGCAGCCTGTGGGGACCGGTTGAAGGTCTTGGAGCCTGcgtaaaaataaaatttgatttgGCATGTATGATTTGGGAAATTTCCCACTTGgcccaatcccatttggtccaatcccacttagtccaactCCAATCCCATTCGGTCCAAATCCCACTTGGTTCAGTCCCAGTTAGTCCAATTTCAGTTAGTCCAATTTCACTTAGTCAATGTCCCACTAAGGCCAGTCATGTTGTGACGATTATCTCTTGCCCCAATTCTAAAAATTTCACCAGATTGTTTTCAATCCGGAGACAAGTTTTTAAGGATAAAGTAAGCATAACTTTAGAACCTGGAATGCCAAGTGCGATACACCGTCACATTATTTTGAGAATGATTCATACTCCCAAAATAAAGCACGGCTCTTGTGTGGAGTACCTTCTTACAAAACTTGGTCATAAATTTCTTGCTCCATGCATGTGAAAATTAGAAGCGTTTCTCAATCGACATCATTTGGCCCGAGTATACACAATCATGGCAACAACATATTTACCCAATGGCAAATCAAGacgctaaagctgaatttatactccaccgCTAatcgattggtttctagccagcGAGGTAGCTCACTTTTTATTGCGTCAGGCAAATGCGTTACCTCATTGGCCAATTACCAATTGCTCGTCGCTCAGTGATGGCGTGTAAATTCGGCTTGAATGATGGAATTAAATGTAATCGATTTTTACAGTTTCACCCCTTGCTACTTATAAATTAGAGGAGAAAAGAAAAGTGAAAAAGGGTCACATTTTCACCTGGCGACACTGTTGAATTCATttgaaatcaaccaaatgtaAATGTTACTTGTACTTACAAATGTTCCAGTCAATTTATCCAGCATCCAATGCTTGGGCGCATTTAAGCGCTTCAAATGTTTCCTGGGACCACGcgcctgaaaaaacaaaaacatgaagaTGCAATTTTAACACTTTGCTAGTGCTATCATACACAATTCTCATCCAAACATTGCAaccattttgattgtttttttaattattattttggctttgtgacatgatctgatccacccACTCAGTGCCACTCACCAAATTCATTGACCTTGAGTcctttattttctgtaattttataaaattgtatACATATGATGACTTTTGACCTTTTGTAAAGTTTCAGCTACCACCTGAAGACTATAAGCCCTTTTGCCatttcaaaaaaattgcaactttcaaaaaATTGCAGctgcgcatgctcagacatcATCACACACTAGTTCGATGAGAGATAACAATTAACATCTTAATCTCCTCCATTGACTTCAATTTGAAGTGTGTGATGAACCGTGCGAGGCGCGTCTGAAAGAGGTTCCTCAAAGGCTCAATGATTTTGCTTTCCGCTTTCACACTAGCACTCGTAGCAGTTTCTACATGTAGCGTGCTCATCAAGACTCAAAAATATGAAACACACACGCAGGAATTGTTTTTTATATTTAAGTGCTAAGTTCACCCTCATTGAATGTGGTGAATCTTCAATGTTTATCTCTATTCATTCCAAGCATCAGGGGTGAGAGTatgagtgacctctattgaaaaaaaaggaactttctttgaggcaaaattttagctttttctttcatcAGTCCATTTTGGAATTTTGACTGAGcatatgctcaaaatgggctgatgAAAGAACAggctaaaattttgcctcaaagaaatttcccCAAAAAAGATGAATTCAGAAAAAGAGAAATCACACCCATGAAGCACTTTACTTAGAATGCACTTTGATCTGAATCgaaaaaaataaattgtgttttttgttCATGCATAcctactcggcagtggggtttgacccccaccctttttactgaggcaccctttattttatactgaaaattcctgactccaccactttttgtatccattgtcattgatgaagtcacatgCAATTCTAAGTAAATCAAGTATGCCGATTGCCGAATTCTGCAcgcaaggcttatattaaccaggcacccaggctctttttaccccatggttgccaagttttggctcctggtgtgtccaatattttacactgcaaactataggaccaggagccatctttgggaccagaagctcattttagctcctggtccatgcatacttaatataaggctcCTATTTCACACATGCAAGTCCaatgtttttctctccatgaagTTGAAACATTATGTGAACAATGTAAATTTTAAGTGAAAAGCTACTACTactcaggcttcccgttagtgtgcgtcattgcgtccagacgcgtattttacaaatttggacgcaaattcacatggctaatcaagtattttgcgtccatgtcacatgcatttggacgcagacaaaacttcgaaattttatcattaattgatgataaaaataagaaatgtttattcttttatatttttaagataataaaagccccaaaattttgacccacctgctgagaattgaagtaaattctgcaatatttgtaaatgcaacgtcaggaaatcgtgcactttttgcatgctttccgaacgatcgctgtacagctgtttgtttacaagcaagcacgtgccgctaacgtgcggtgtttatttaattatttatcacaacctgacaatattcaatttttaatattttaagtttattttctcataaataatctaggtttcctttattagtattattgttacgatgaataaaagcaattttaaagacaaaatccaaatgataaccctttttcgtattatttgtggcagcgcgtgttttagtttttgtagcatcaacagcacgttaatttaaaaatagaaacgcggaagtgaaagtacgaacgaaaattgctgaagattgacagactttggtcatgtttttgcacctgtttttgaccaagtttcggaccaaaactgacacagaaatgagaaaaattatcatagcgaatggagatggaatatcacggcgaaaatgcacttttattttttttttttttttaacaatcaacatttgatgaggtgtagaccggaatgcgtgtgtatcgtcataatcgtgaatttcagatgggactttacaaaaatctgtctggacgca
Above is a window of Amphiura filiformis chromosome 7, Afil_fr2py, whole genome shotgun sequence DNA encoding:
- the LOC140156947 gene encoding small ribosomal subunit protein eS4-like gives rise to the protein MARGPRKHLKRLNAPKHWMLDKLTGTFAPRPSTGPHRLRECLPLILFLRNRLKYALTYQETKKIVMQRLIKIDGKVRTDIGYPAGFMDVITIDKTGENFRLIYDVKGRFTIHRISNDEAKYKLCKVRKVWSGAKGVPHLSTSDARTIRYPDPIIRVHDTVKVDIATGKITDYIKFDSGNLCMITGGRNLGRVGLVTHRERHPGSFDIVHVKDSTGHMFATRMSNVFIIGKGSKCLVSLPKGKGIRLTIAEERDRRIATRS